From the genome of Lutra lutra chromosome 8, mLutLut1.2, whole genome shotgun sequence:
GCATTTCAAGAGGTaaaggattctcttcctctctcggctcctcttcctccaccccctcctcttcctcttctatatcctcctcttcctcttctatatcctcctcttcctcttcttcctcttcctcctcttcatcctcctccccctcctccgcGCAGTCAGCGTCTTCGACCTCCTCTTCATCTCCGGCctcggcctcctcctcctcctcctcgctctcctcctccctcccgtCACACTCCTCGTCACACTCCTCCTCGTcacactcctcctcctcccttcgctcgtcgtcgtcgtcgtcgtcctcCTCCCCAGACTGTGCGGTGGGAAACCGGCGCTCCTCGTCGGGGTCGggactgaagcccagagagggattCTGCGCAAAGGCGTACAAGGTTTCCCGCGGCTCCGTCTCTTCTTCGCCGCCGCTGGGGGGCGCGTCGTTCCCGGAGGAGCCTCCGGGGGAGGCCGCGCCCTGCGCCTGCTGCGCCCTCTGCTCCCGCAGCGCCTCCTGCTGGCGCTCCAGCTTCTCCTGCTGCCGCATGTCCTCGTAGATCTGGTTCATGATGAACTGGGTGGTGTTGCGCGGCGCCCGCATGCCGGGTGCCCGCCACCCGTACAGGTTGACCGGCCTCAGCAGCGTGCTCAGATCCACGGGCGGGCTCCTCGGGAAGGAGCGGCGAGGGTGGCGGCGCAGGCCGCGGCCCCTGCGGCCCCAGCGCTTCTTCCTGCCGGGGGGCCTCGCCCAGCCGGGGTTCCAGGGCCCGCgccagcaggagcagcagcagaggcagagcgGGTGCACACCAAAAACCCGGATCACTTGCACTTGGCCGGGAGGCTTCCAGAATCCGGCCGGTGGTGGGCGCCAGGGCTCTCCCCAGCGCCCCCAGTTGGAATACACGGCCCAGTAGGGCCGTCGGGGTGGTTGGAACCAAGGACCCGGACCGTGCTGTTGCT
Proteins encoded in this window:
- the CCER1 gene encoding coiled-coil domain-containing glutamate-rich protein 1; translation: MTQTLDNREDPLNLGGGWASSAPLRTWSTCHRRRRGAPINKRRHRYGPKSEYEPPRKQPKQQHGPGPWFQPPRRPYWAVYSNWGRWGEPWRPPPAGFWKPPGQVQVIRVFGVHPLCLCCCSCWRGPWNPGWARPPGRKKRWGRRGRGLRRHPRRSFPRSPPVDLSTLLRPVNLYGWRAPGMRAPRNTTQFIMNQIYEDMRQQEKLERQQEALREQRAQQAQGAASPGGSSGNDAPPSGGEEETEPRETLYAFAQNPSLGFSPDPDEERRFPTAQSGEEDDDDDDERREEEECDEEECDEECDGREEESEEEEEEAEAGDEEEVEDADCAEEGEEDEEEEEEEEEEEDIEEEEEDIEEEEEGVEEEEPREEENPLPLEMPFSFLVGAEEERENFINCTYLSPKQMIPKVPQEALLMVDDINC